One window of Nocardioides dongkuii genomic DNA carries:
- a CDS encoding succinic semialdehyde dehydrogenase, whose protein sequence is MTTIPQTPHRVTRPASLTDAFLEGLVARVPSTSGGTWKLTEVYTGEHLVDLPQSTPADIEQAYAAARAAQREWAAWPLAKRLAVFKRAHTLLVDNAHTTADLIQAESGKNRRMAIEETCDPPMVISHYLKRAPKVLAPTKRGGPVPFLSSSTEIRQPKGVVGIIAPWNFPFATGLSDAVAALIAGNGVVLKPDNKTALSPLYGISLLEQAGLPKGLFQVVCGEGPDVGPTLIDHANYVMFTGSTATGRVIGERAGRNLIGCCLELGGKNPMIVLDDVDVDEWVAGTLFGVFGNTGQICMHIERIYLPDSRYDELKAAFVAATEKLRIGAAYDFGPELGSLVSVDHMRRVQGHVEDAVAKGATVVTGGKPRPDLGPAFFEPTVLEGVTTDMVCGVTETFGPVVALHRYRTVDEAVALANDTDYGLNASVWGRDISRAEAVARRIEAGNVNVNDALATAYASKGTPSGGVKQSGVGARHGDQGLLKYTDVQNLAVLKKQVMMPRPGQDYEDHVKGMLSGLKMMRRTGIR, encoded by the coding sequence ATGACCACCATCCCGCAGACCCCCCACCGCGTGACCCGGCCCGCGAGCCTGACCGACGCCTTCCTCGAGGGGCTCGTCGCCCGCGTCCCGTCGACCAGCGGCGGCACCTGGAAGCTCACCGAGGTCTACACCGGCGAGCACCTCGTCGACCTCCCGCAGTCGACCCCCGCCGACATCGAGCAGGCGTACGCCGCGGCGCGGGCGGCCCAGCGGGAGTGGGCGGCGTGGCCGCTGGCCAAGCGGCTCGCCGTGTTCAAGCGTGCGCACACCCTGCTCGTCGACAACGCGCACACCACCGCCGACCTGATCCAGGCCGAGAGCGGCAAGAACCGGCGGATGGCGATCGAGGAGACCTGCGACCCGCCGATGGTGATCAGCCACTACCTCAAGCGGGCGCCCAAGGTGCTGGCGCCGACCAAGCGCGGCGGGCCGGTGCCGTTCCTGTCCTCCTCGACCGAGATCCGGCAGCCCAAGGGCGTCGTCGGGATCATCGCGCCCTGGAACTTCCCCTTCGCCACGGGGCTCTCCGACGCGGTCGCCGCGCTGATCGCCGGCAACGGGGTGGTGCTCAAGCCCGACAACAAGACCGCGCTGTCGCCGCTCTACGGGATCTCGCTGCTCGAGCAGGCCGGCCTGCCGAAGGGCCTGTTCCAGGTCGTCTGCGGCGAGGGTCCTGACGTCGGGCCGACGCTCATCGACCACGCCAACTACGTGATGTTCACCGGCTCCACCGCCACCGGGCGGGTGATCGGCGAGCGCGCCGGGCGCAACCTGATCGGCTGCTGCCTCGAGCTCGGCGGGAAGAACCCGATGATCGTCCTCGACGACGTCGACGTGGACGAGTGGGTCGCCGGCACCCTGTTCGGCGTCTTCGGCAACACCGGCCAGATCTGCATGCACATCGAGCGGATCTACCTGCCCGACTCGCGGTACGACGAGCTCAAGGCCGCGTTCGTGGCCGCGACCGAGAAGCTGCGGATCGGGGCGGCGTACGACTTCGGCCCCGAGCTCGGCTCGCTCGTCTCCGTCGACCACATGCGCCGGGTGCAGGGCCACGTCGAGGACGCCGTCGCCAAGGGCGCCACGGTGGTCACCGGCGGGAAGCCGCGGCCCGACCTCGGCCCGGCGTTCTTCGAGCCGACCGTGCTCGAGGGCGTCACCACCGACATGGTCTGCGGGGTCACCGAGACCTTCGGGCCGGTCGTCGCGCTGCACCGCTACCGCACCGTCGACGAGGCGGTCGCGCTCGCCAACGACACCGACTACGGGCTCAACGCCTCGGTGTGGGGCCGCGACATCTCGCGCGCCGAGGCGGTCGCCCGGCGGATCGAGGCCGGCAACGTCAACGTCAACGACGCGCTCGCCACGGCGTACGCCTCCAAGGGCACGCCGTCGGGCGGGGTGAAGCAGTCCGGCGTCGGCGCCCGGCACGGCGACCAGGGCCTGCTGAAGTACACCGACGTGCAGAACCTCGCGGTGCTCAAGAAGCAGGTGATGATGCCGCGGCCCGGCCAGGACTACGAGGACCACGTGAAGGGGATGCTCTCCGGGCTCAAGATGATGCGGCGCACCGGGATCCGCTGA
- a CDS encoding GMC family oxidoreductase — MSKTPYRNEADYVVVGSGSAGAAIAGRLAESGASVIVLEAGKSDEQFLTKKPGMIGPMHSVPEIKKRVDWGYYSTPQKHILDRTMPVPRGKVVGGSSSVNGMVYVRGNRANYDSWAAEGCTGWDADSVNAAYKKMEDFEGGESSFRGAGGPIRVTRNEHPQEGTLQFIQATSDALGVKVLDDYNGESQEGVSRMQQNAAQGLRYSASRGYIHHLAPPTLQLQSQVLVRKVVIENGRATGVEVTDKNGARRTVRAGKEVILSAGFVGSAQLLMLSGIGHAQHLKDHGIDVVADLPVGDNLHDHMFHAMTFHTTSSKLRGNAFFFGRGIAKEVVRPGTTFLANSVFEAVGFVRTSQAADVPDLQLHLLPWAYVSPNQDAPIRHDVDQRPALTVLATLIYPRSRGTLRLASADPTAAPLIDPQYLADPADLEVLGEGSEMVREIMGGTAFGGAVKSEIHPGTDLQGQALRDAILNRATSVYHGVGTCRMGVDELAVVTPDLKVRGVEGLRVCDASIMPSITGGNTNAPAIMIGERGAELVLGRS, encoded by the coding sequence ATGTCGAAGACCCCCTACCGCAACGAAGCCGACTACGTCGTCGTCGGCTCGGGCAGCGCCGGCGCCGCGATCGCCGGCCGCCTGGCCGAGTCGGGCGCGAGCGTGATCGTCCTCGAGGCGGGCAAGAGCGACGAGCAGTTCCTGACGAAGAAGCCGGGGATGATCGGGCCGATGCACTCGGTGCCGGAGATCAAGAAGCGGGTCGACTGGGGCTACTACTCCACCCCCCAGAAGCACATCCTGGACCGGACGATGCCGGTCCCGCGCGGCAAGGTCGTCGGCGGCTCGAGCTCGGTCAACGGGATGGTCTACGTGCGCGGCAACCGCGCCAACTACGACTCCTGGGCGGCCGAGGGCTGCACGGGCTGGGACGCCGACAGCGTCAACGCGGCGTACAAGAAGATGGAGGACTTCGAGGGCGGGGAGAGCTCCTTCCGCGGCGCCGGCGGCCCGATCCGGGTGACCCGCAACGAGCACCCGCAGGAGGGCACCCTCCAGTTCATCCAGGCCACCTCGGACGCGCTGGGCGTGAAGGTCCTCGACGACTACAACGGGGAGTCGCAGGAGGGCGTCAGCCGGATGCAGCAGAACGCTGCGCAGGGGCTGCGCTACAGCGCCTCGCGGGGCTACATCCACCACCTCGCGCCGCCGACCCTGCAGCTGCAGTCGCAGGTGCTGGTGCGCAAGGTCGTCATCGAGAACGGGCGGGCCACCGGCGTCGAGGTGACCGACAAGAACGGCGCCCGCCGCACGGTCCGCGCGGGCAAGGAGGTCATCCTCTCGGCCGGGTTCGTCGGCTCGGCGCAGCTGCTGATGCTCTCCGGCATCGGCCACGCCCAGCACCTGAAGGACCACGGCATCGACGTGGTCGCGGACCTGCCGGTCGGCGACAACCTGCACGACCACATGTTCCACGCGATGACCTTCCACACCACGTCCTCGAAGCTGCGGGGCAACGCCTTCTTCTTCGGCCGCGGCATCGCCAAGGAGGTGGTGCGGCCCGGCACCACGTTCCTCGCGAACTCGGTCTTCGAGGCGGTCGGCTTCGTACGCACCTCGCAGGCCGCCGACGTCCCCGACCTGCAGCTGCACCTGCTGCCCTGGGCCTACGTCTCGCCCAACCAGGACGCGCCGATCCGCCACGACGTCGACCAGCGGCCGGCCCTGACCGTGCTCGCCACGCTGATCTACCCCCGCAGCCGCGGCACCCTGCGCCTGGCCTCCGCCGACCCGACCGCGGCGCCGCTGATCGACCCGCAGTACCTCGCCGACCCCGCCGACCTCGAGGTCCTCGGCGAGGGCTCGGAGATGGTGCGGGAGATCATGGGCGGCACGGCCTTCGGCGGCGCCGTGAAGAGCGAGATCCACCCCGGCACCGACCTGCAGGGCCAGGCGCTGCGCGACGCGATCCTGAACCGGGCGACCTCGGTCTACCACGGCGTGGGCACCTGCCGGATGGGCGTCGACGAGCTCGCGGTCGTCACCCCCGACCTCAAGGTCCGCGGCGTCGAGGGCCTCCGGGTCTGCGACGCCTCCATCATGCCGTCGATCACCGGCGGCAACACCAACGCGCCCGCGATCATGATCGGTGAGCGCGGCGCCGAGCTCGTGCTCGGACGGAGCTGA
- the pdxY gene encoding pyridoxal kinase PdxY produces the protein MQILSIQSSVAYGHVGNSAAVFPLQRLGHEVWPVLTVHFSNHTGYGAWRGPLLAPTDVADVIAGIADRGVLGEVDAVLSGYQGDPAVGAVILDTVAQVKALNPDAIYCCDPVMGDVGRGMFVRPGIPEFMRDTVVPQADVLTPNHFELDFLAGRTTTTMAEVLDAVDEVRDRGPRDVLVTSVLTADGAADHLDVVAVSDEGAWAVTTPLLPIAPNGCGDVTAALYLAHLRSTGSPAAALGATTSTVFAILEQTIAAGTREIQLVAAQEAIAHPPARFEVRQLR, from the coding sequence GTGCAGATCCTCTCGATCCAGTCCTCCGTCGCGTACGGCCACGTCGGCAACTCCGCAGCGGTCTTCCCGCTGCAGCGCTTGGGGCACGAGGTGTGGCCGGTGCTCACCGTCCACTTCTCCAACCACACCGGGTACGGCGCGTGGCGCGGGCCGCTGCTCGCGCCCACCGACGTCGCCGACGTGATCGCGGGGATCGCCGACCGCGGCGTGCTCGGCGAGGTCGACGCGGTGCTCTCCGGCTACCAGGGCGACCCGGCCGTCGGCGCGGTCATCCTGGACACCGTCGCCCAGGTCAAGGCGCTCAACCCCGACGCGATCTACTGCTGCGACCCGGTGATGGGCGACGTCGGTCGCGGGATGTTCGTGCGGCCGGGGATCCCGGAGTTCATGCGCGACACGGTCGTCCCGCAGGCCGACGTGCTCACGCCGAACCACTTCGAGCTCGACTTCCTCGCCGGCCGCACCACCACGACGATGGCCGAGGTGCTCGACGCCGTCGACGAGGTGCGCGACCGCGGACCCCGCGACGTGCTGGTCACCAGCGTGCTGACCGCCGACGGCGCCGCGGACCACCTCGACGTGGTCGCCGTCTCCGACGAGGGCGCCTGGGCGGTGACCACGCCGCTGCTGCCGATCGCGCCCAACGGCTGCGGCGACGTGACCGCCGCGCTGTACCTCGCCCACCTGCGCAGCACCGGCTCCCCCGCCGCCGCGCTCGGCGCCACGACGTCGACGGTCTTCGCGATCCTGGAGCAGACCATCGCCGCCGGCACCCGCGAGATCCAGCTGGTCGCCGCCCAGGAGGCGATCGCCCACCCGCCCGCGAGGTTCGAGGTGCGGCAGCTGCGCTGA
- a CDS encoding SDR family NAD(P)-dependent oxidoreductase: protein MTGVLDGRIAVVTGAGRGVGAGIARALAKEGAHVAVVDIDAEAAETVAAELSSYAAVLAVRCDIRDSAQVDACVAEVVERFGTVDVLVNNAIDARGAGPFEATTDDDLDRVLDTGPKATLYFMRACFPHLRETDGGGRVINLRSGSEPQGLAGFGAYIASKAAIGGLTRVAAREWGRHGITVNNLAPFVLSDGARSHFDEHPEELEKVVRTLSLRRVGDAETDVGRAAVYLAGPDSSYVTGVTLSVDGGGSFFS from the coding sequence CTGACCGGCGTCCTGGACGGCCGCATCGCGGTCGTCACCGGCGCCGGCCGCGGCGTCGGCGCCGGCATCGCCCGGGCACTGGCCAAGGAGGGCGCGCACGTCGCGGTCGTCGACATCGACGCCGAGGCCGCCGAGACCGTGGCGGCCGAGCTGTCGTCGTACGCCGCGGTGCTCGCGGTGCGCTGCGACATCCGCGACTCCGCCCAGGTGGACGCGTGCGTGGCCGAGGTGGTGGAGCGGTTCGGCACCGTCGACGTGCTGGTCAACAACGCCATCGACGCACGCGGCGCGGGCCCGTTCGAGGCGACCACCGACGACGACCTCGACCGGGTCCTCGACACCGGCCCGAAGGCGACGCTGTACTTCATGCGGGCCTGCTTCCCGCACCTGCGCGAGACCGACGGCGGCGGCCGGGTGATCAACCTGCGCTCCGGCTCCGAGCCGCAGGGCCTGGCCGGGTTCGGCGCGTACATCGCGTCCAAGGCCGCGATCGGCGGCCTGACCCGGGTGGCGGCCCGCGAGTGGGGCCGGCACGGGATCACCGTCAACAACCTCGCGCCGTTCGTGCTCAGCGACGGGGCGCGCTCGCACTTCGACGAGCACCCCGAGGAGCTGGAGAAGGTCGTGCGGACCCTGTCCCTGCGCCGGGTCGGCGACGCCGAGACCGACGTCGGCCGGGCCGCGGTCTACCTGGCCGGGCCCGACTCCTCCTACGTCACCGGCGTGACGCTGAGCGTCGACGGCGGCGGCAGCTTCTTCAGCTGA
- a CDS encoding SDR family NAD(P)-dependent oxidoreductase: MTSTPTDQPRVVVVTGAASGVGHATATMFRDAGATVFSLDVNTTVPDGTTYVACNVGDKASVDAAIEVCGQHGRIDVLANVAGIVQFGRFEKISEAELDRVLTVNLKGPFLLTQAALPLLEVGPGCVVNVSSVAGRVPQPYAAAYGASKGGLTQLTKNLALELVSRGIRVNAVCPGTIDTPMVAHVAESYPTDLEPRIAERLFMQMPGAIPAQEVAEAIGYLASPSARFVTGEVLAIDGMMS; this comes from the coding sequence ATGACCAGCACCCCCACCGACCAGCCGCGCGTCGTCGTCGTCACCGGCGCCGCGTCCGGCGTCGGCCACGCGACCGCCACGATGTTCCGCGACGCCGGCGCGACCGTCTTCAGCCTCGACGTGAACACCACCGTCCCCGACGGCACGACGTACGTCGCGTGCAACGTCGGCGACAAGGCGTCGGTCGACGCGGCGATCGAGGTCTGCGGGCAGCACGGCCGCATCGACGTGCTCGCCAACGTCGCGGGCATCGTGCAGTTCGGCCGGTTCGAGAAGATCAGCGAGGCCGAGCTGGACCGGGTGCTGACGGTGAACCTCAAGGGCCCGTTCCTGCTCACCCAGGCCGCGCTGCCGCTGCTCGAGGTCGGGCCCGGCTGCGTCGTCAACGTCTCGTCGGTGGCCGGGCGCGTGCCGCAGCCGTACGCCGCGGCGTACGGCGCCTCGAAGGGCGGGCTCACGCAGCTGACCAAGAACCTCGCGCTCGAGCTGGTCTCGCGCGGGATCCGGGTGAACGCGGTGTGCCCCGGCACCATCGACACCCCGATGGTGGCGCACGTGGCGGAGAGCTACCCGACCGACCTCGAGCCGCGGATCGCCGAGCGGCTGTTCATGCAGATGCCCGGCGCGATCCCGGCGCAGGAGGTCGCGGAGGCGATCGGCTACCTCGCCTCCCCGAGCGCCCGGTTCGTCACCGGCGAGGTGCTCGCCATCGACGGGATGATGAGCTGA
- a CDS encoding glycoside hydrolase family 13 protein, translating to MTAQPPGHLLHEPHHDGSPTYLEHESPSLGWPVKVRVRTWAGDPVESVWVRTTYDAEPTFHACGVVSHEEHAVWWEGELPVHNPVTHYRFLLADADGNQRWLTAAGVVEHDGPDTFDFRVTVHEPAPDWGRDGVVYQVFPDRFARSAAADERPVPDWAVPAEWHDEVVFEGSDPHTPLQYFGGDLDGVVEHLDHVAATGATILYTTPVFPGESNHRYNASTFAGVDPLLGGDAAYARLSSAVHERGWRLLGDLTTNHTGDTHEWFVQASADPASPTRSWYYFNHDGSYECWLGHGTLPKLNLADPSLRAAMVEGPDSVVARWLRPPYDVDGWRIDVANMTGRLGAIDVNNDVAQAVRRTAAAERPDPLVIGEHNHDASGDLDGDGWHGTMNYSGFSWPVWSWLRDPESPARSFGRPLPVPRRTGPLVHRTLREWLARYGWLAASTSWNILGSHDSARIRTVTGSGEVHRVAAGLQFTLPGVPMIFAGDEIGLEGVLGEDSRRPMPWDRPELWDRATLAAYGALAAARRDHDALRRGGLRWAHVDDDTMVFLREHPSGSVLVCARRSAGPALDLPAGPLGLTDGSLLLATEGDGPDLRDRRGVVRLPAGGPGLWIWRL from the coding sequence ATGACCGCCCAGCCCCCCGGCCACCTGCTGCACGAGCCGCACCACGACGGCTCGCCGACGTACCTCGAGCACGAGTCCCCCTCGCTCGGCTGGCCGGTCAAGGTCCGGGTCCGCACCTGGGCGGGCGACCCGGTCGAGTCGGTGTGGGTGCGCACGACGTACGACGCGGAGCCGACGTTCCACGCCTGCGGAGTCGTCTCGCACGAGGAGCACGCGGTCTGGTGGGAGGGCGAGCTGCCGGTGCACAACCCGGTGACCCACTACCGGTTCCTCCTCGCCGACGCCGACGGCAACCAGCGCTGGCTGACCGCCGCGGGCGTCGTGGAGCACGACGGGCCGGACACCTTCGACTTCCGGGTGACCGTCCACGAGCCCGCGCCGGACTGGGGGCGCGACGGCGTGGTCTACCAGGTCTTCCCGGACCGGTTCGCCCGCTCGGCCGCCGCCGACGAGCGCCCGGTGCCCGACTGGGCGGTCCCGGCGGAGTGGCACGACGAGGTGGTCTTCGAGGGCAGCGACCCGCACACGCCGCTGCAGTACTTCGGCGGCGACCTCGACGGCGTCGTCGAGCACCTCGACCACGTCGCGGCGACCGGCGCCACGATCCTCTACACGACGCCGGTCTTCCCCGGGGAGAGCAACCACCGCTACAACGCCTCGACGTTCGCCGGCGTGGACCCGCTGCTCGGCGGCGACGCGGCGTACGCCCGGCTCAGCAGCGCCGTGCACGAGCGCGGCTGGCGGCTGCTCGGCGACCTCACCACCAACCACACCGGCGACACCCACGAGTGGTTCGTGCAGGCGTCGGCGGACCCGGCGTCCCCGACGCGGAGCTGGTACTACTTCAACCACGACGGCAGCTACGAGTGCTGGCTCGGGCACGGCACGCTGCCGAAGCTCAACCTCGCCGACCCCTCGCTGCGCGCAGCGATGGTCGAGGGCCCCGACTCCGTCGTGGCGCGCTGGCTGCGGCCGCCGTACGACGTGGACGGGTGGCGCATCGACGTCGCGAACATGACCGGCCGCCTGGGCGCGATCGACGTCAACAACGACGTCGCGCAGGCGGTACGCCGGACCGCGGCCGCCGAGCGGCCCGACCCGCTGGTGATCGGCGAGCACAACCACGACGCGTCCGGCGACCTGGACGGCGACGGCTGGCACGGGACGATGAACTACTCGGGGTTCTCCTGGCCGGTGTGGTCGTGGCTGCGCGACCCCGAGTCGCCGGCGCGCTCCTTCGGCCGGCCGCTGCCGGTGCCCCGGCGGACCGGCCCGCTGGTGCACCGCACGCTGCGGGAGTGGCTGGCCCGCTACGGCTGGCTGGCCGCGTCGACCTCGTGGAACATCCTCGGCTCCCACGACAGCGCCCGGATCCGCACGGTCACCGGCTCCGGCGAGGTGCACCGGGTCGCGGCCGGGCTGCAGTTCACCCTCCCCGGCGTACCCATGATCTTCGCGGGCGACGAGATCGGCCTCGAGGGCGTGCTCGGCGAGGACTCGCGGCGCCCGATGCCGTGGGACCGCCCCGAGCTCTGGGACCGCGCCACCCTCGCGGCGTACGGCGCGCTCGCGGCCGCCCGCCGCGACCACGACGCGCTGCGCCGCGGCGGGCTGCGGTGGGCCCACGTCGACGACGACACGATGGTCTTCCTGCGCGAGCACCCCTCGGGCTCGGTGCTCGTCTGCGCCCGCCGCTCCGCCGGGCCCGCGCTCGACCTCCCCGCGGGTCCGCTGGGCCTCACCGACGGGTCGCTGCTGCTCGCCACCGAGGGTGACGGCCCCGACCTCCGGGACCGCCGCGGCGTCGTACGACTGCCTGCCGGCGGCCCGGGTCTCTGGATCTGGCGCCTCTGA
- a CDS encoding tetratricopeptide repeat protein — MTHDDLRATLDEIFAARDREDMAPTIEAFTRVLEQHPNDPAVLYEVGGAYDTDGQEAVAAEYYRRAMDAGLEGTWLRQCYLQYGSTLRNLGLFDESLALFDEGIRRFPESESLVLFRSLTLHAAGRPSAALGSVLQLVADKFRTDEVLRYEAALRGNAAYLESLDADAPAGAVIRR, encoded by the coding sequence ATGACCCACGACGACCTCCGCGCGACCCTGGACGAGATCTTCGCTGCTCGAGATCGGGAGGACATGGCCCCCACCATCGAGGCGTTCACCCGGGTCCTGGAGCAGCACCCGAACGATCCGGCCGTGCTGTACGAGGTCGGCGGGGCGTACGACACCGACGGGCAGGAAGCGGTCGCGGCCGAGTACTACCGCCGAGCGATGGACGCCGGGCTCGAGGGCACGTGGCTGCGTCAGTGCTACCTGCAGTACGGCAGCACGCTGCGCAACCTGGGGCTCTTCGACGAGAGCCTCGCCCTGTTCGACGAGGGGATCCGGCGGTTCCCCGAGTCGGAGTCGCTGGTGCTGTTCAGGTCGCTGACGCTGCATGCGGCGGGGAGGCCGAGTGCTGCCCTCGGGTCCGTGCTCCAGCTGGTCGCCGACAAGTTCCGGACCGACGAGGTGCTCCGCTACGAGGCGGCGCTGCGCGGGAACGCCGCCTACCTGGAGTCGCTCGACGCGGATGCTCCGGCGGGTGCCGTGATCAGACGGTGA
- a CDS encoding LLM class flavin-dependent oxidoreductase, which translates to MKNFGFLSFGHWTPSPQSQTRSAADALLQSIDLAVAAEELGADGAYFRVHHFARQLASPFPLLAAVGARTSRIEIGTGVIDMRYENPLYMAEDAGAADLISGGRLQLGISRGSPEQVVDGFRYFGYQPAEGTDHADMARRHTEVLLEVLRGEGFAEPSPRPMFPNPPGLLRVEPFSEGLRDRIWWGAGSRRTAEWTAEQGMNLMSSTLLTEDTGVPFHQLQAEQIQLFRDAWKAAGHAREPRVSVSRSIFPLVSDEDRAYFGAESRSRDQVGMLEGGPARFGRTYAAEPDQLVRELAEDEAIAAADTLLLTVPNQLGVDYNAHVLESFATHVAPALGWKPRTAA; encoded by the coding sequence ATGAAGAACTTCGGGTTCCTGTCCTTCGGTCACTGGACGCCGTCGCCGCAGTCGCAGACCCGGTCGGCCGCCGACGCGCTGCTGCAGTCGATCGACCTGGCCGTCGCGGCCGAGGAGCTCGGCGCGGACGGGGCGTACTTCCGGGTGCACCACTTCGCCCGCCAGCTCGCCTCGCCGTTCCCGCTGCTCGCCGCGGTGGGCGCCCGGACCAGCCGGATCGAGATCGGCACCGGCGTCATCGACATGCGCTACGAGAACCCGCTCTACATGGCCGAGGACGCCGGGGCGGCCGACCTGATCTCCGGCGGCCGGCTGCAGCTCGGCATCAGCCGGGGGTCACCGGAGCAGGTGGTCGACGGGTTCCGCTACTTCGGCTACCAGCCCGCCGAGGGCACCGACCACGCCGACATGGCGCGGCGGCACACCGAGGTGCTGCTCGAGGTGCTGCGCGGCGAGGGGTTCGCCGAGCCGAGCCCGCGACCGATGTTCCCGAACCCGCCCGGGCTGCTGCGGGTCGAGCCGTTCTCCGAGGGGCTGCGCGACCGCATCTGGTGGGGCGCCGGCTCCCGGCGTACGGCGGAGTGGACGGCCGAGCAGGGGATGAACCTGATGAGCTCCACCCTGCTCACCGAGGACACCGGCGTGCCGTTCCACCAGCTGCAGGCCGAGCAGATCCAGCTGTTCCGCGACGCCTGGAAGGCCGCGGGCCACGCCCGCGAGCCGCGCGTCTCGGTCAGCCGCAGCATCTTCCCGCTGGTCAGCGACGAGGACCGGGCGTACTTCGGTGCCGAGTCGCGCAGCCGTGACCAGGTCGGCATGCTCGAGGGCGGCCCGGCCCGCTTCGGCCGGACGTACGCCGCCGAGCCCGACCAGCTGGTCCGCGAGCTGGCCGAGGACGAGGCGATCGCCGCCGCCGACACCCTGCTGCTCACCGTGCCCAACCAGCTCGGCGTCGACTACAACGCCCACGTGCTCGAGAGCTTCGCGACGCACGTGGCTCCGGCGCTGGGCTGGAAGCCGCGGACGGCTGCCTGA
- a CDS encoding DUF4032 domain-containing protein has protein sequence MPLRIVASRPDPAIVTLPWSLPLEEWTDQHVVPLPRGLSRHVVRIVRLGTRTYAVKETVAEIAFREYRLLRDLHRLGLPAVAPQGVVTGRVDAHGEELPAALLTQHLRFSLPYRSLFAHGLSADSLPALVDALVVLLVRLHLADFFWGDVSLSNVLFRRNAGGFAAYLVDAETGELRSTLSRQMREYDLTIATENVFAELLDLQASRSLDANVEPHDIIALIQERYAALWAELTDVEEFHTGEMWRIEQRIERLNDLGFDVDELDIITDFDGDRVRIQPKVVELGHHRRELQALTGLDVEDAQARRLLNDIAAFTAHHDLGREDRNLVAYRWLVDVYEPLVEMIPDDLRGKLEPAEFFHEVLVHRWYLSERAGREVDIRETAADYIANVLVTKPDEVVTAESAEAVGDV, from the coding sequence ATGCCGCTGCGCATCGTCGCCAGCCGGCCCGACCCGGCGATCGTCACCCTCCCGTGGTCCCTGCCGCTGGAGGAGTGGACCGACCAGCACGTCGTCCCGCTCCCCCGCGGGCTCTCCCGCCACGTCGTCCGGATCGTGCGCCTGGGCACCCGCACGTACGCGGTCAAGGAGACCGTGGCGGAGATCGCCTTCCGGGAGTACCGGCTGCTCCGCGACCTGCACCGCCTCGGGCTGCCCGCGGTGGCGCCGCAGGGGGTCGTGACCGGCCGCGTCGACGCCCACGGCGAGGAGCTGCCGGCGGCGCTGCTGACCCAGCACCTGCGGTTCTCGCTGCCCTACCGCAGCCTGTTCGCCCACGGGCTGAGCGCCGACAGCCTCCCGGCGCTCGTCGACGCGCTGGTCGTGCTGCTGGTCCGGCTGCACCTCGCCGACTTCTTCTGGGGCGACGTCTCGCTCTCCAACGTGCTGTTCCGCCGCAACGCCGGCGGCTTCGCGGCGTACCTCGTCGACGCCGAGACCGGCGAGCTGCGCTCCACGCTGTCGCGGCAGATGCGCGAGTACGACCTCACCATCGCCACCGAGAACGTCTTCGCCGAGCTCCTCGACCTCCAGGCCAGCCGCTCCCTCGACGCCAACGTGGAGCCGCACGACATCATCGCGTTGATCCAGGAGCGGTACGCCGCGCTCTGGGCCGAGCTCACCGACGTCGAGGAGTTCCACACCGGGGAGATGTGGCGCATCGAGCAGCGCATCGAGCGGCTCAACGACCTCGGCTTCGACGTCGACGAGCTCGACATCATCACCGACTTCGACGGCGACCGGGTCCGCATCCAGCCCAAGGTCGTCGAGCTCGGACACCACCGCCGCGAGCTGCAGGCCCTGACCGGGCTGGACGTGGAGGACGCGCAGGCCCGCCGGCTGCTCAACGACATCGCCGCGTTCACCGCGCACCACGACCTGGGCCGCGAGGACCGCAACCTGGTCGCCTACCGCTGGCTGGTCGACGTCTACGAGCCGCTGGTGGAGATGATCCCGGACGACCTGCGCGGCAAGCTGGAGCCGGCCGAGTTCTTCCACGAGGTGCTGGTGCACCGCTGGTACCTCTCCGAGCGCGCCGGCCGCGAGGTCGACATCCGCGAGACCGCCGCCGACTACATCGCCAACGTGCTCGTCACCAAGCCCGACGAGGTGGTCACCGCCGAGTCCGCGGAGGCGGTCGGGGACGTCTGA
- a CDS encoding nuclear transport factor 2 family protein, translating into MADSAREIENLLYLYAERIDAGDFDGVADLFAHGRIHGQEGGPPGAVFEGRDAVRRLYGATTRRHDDGTPRTHHAVTNARIDVDEDAGTATCSSRYLVAQATPELPLQVIVTGRYRDTFHRLEGRWWFDTRTMYVDLVGDLSHHLPPGLPL; encoded by the coding sequence GTGGCCGACAGCGCGCGCGAGATCGAGAACCTGCTCTACCTCTACGCCGAGCGCATCGACGCGGGCGACTTCGACGGGGTCGCCGACCTGTTCGCCCACGGCCGCATCCACGGCCAGGAGGGCGGTCCGCCGGGCGCGGTTTTCGAGGGGCGCGACGCCGTACGCCGCCTGTACGGCGCCACCACGCGCCGCCACGACGACGGCACCCCCCGGACCCACCACGCCGTCACCAACGCCCGCATCGACGTCGACGAGGACGCCGGCACCGCGACCTGCTCCTCGCGCTACCTCGTCGCGCAGGCGACGCCCGAGCTGCCGCTCCAGGTGATCGTCACCGGCCGCTACCGCGACACCTTCCACCGGCTCGAGGGCCGCTGGTGGTTCGACACCCGCACGATGTACGTCGACCTGGTCGGCGACCTCTCCCACCACCTGCCGCCCGGCCTGCCCCTCTGA